One region of Flavobacterium sp. KACC 22763 genomic DNA includes:
- a CDS encoding fructose bisphosphate aldolase, whose protein sequence is MRNRNTEQLNLMHFGKGFIAALDQSGGSTPKALSQYGVEENQYSNDEEMYTLVHEMRTRIIKSPAFDSQYILGAILFENTMDRKIDGQWTADYLWEKKHIIPFLKVDKGLADLANGVQLMKPISGLDELLDRAVERNIFGTKMRSVVKEANPDGIRDIVAQQFEVGKQIFSKGLIPIIEPEVDIYSPDKEKSEEILKEEIQKQLHLLDKEVKVMLKLSIPTVNDFYNDLISDPHVVRVVALSGGYSREEANQKLSQNHGLIASFSRALSEGLTAGQSDEDFNAELKETIKGIYLASIT, encoded by the coding sequence ATGAGAAATAGGAACACAGAACAATTAAATCTCATGCATTTTGGAAAAGGGTTTATCGCAGCACTTGATCAAAGTGGTGGCAGCACACCAAAAGCATTATCGCAATATGGCGTTGAAGAAAATCAATATTCAAATGATGAAGAAATGTACACTCTTGTACATGAGATGAGAACTAGAATTATTAAAAGTCCTGCTTTTGACAGCCAATATATTCTAGGTGCTATTTTGTTTGAAAATACAATGGACCGCAAAATCGACGGCCAATGGACAGCCGATTATTTATGGGAGAAAAAACATATTATTCCGTTCTTGAAAGTAGATAAAGGACTTGCAGACCTTGCAAACGGTGTACAATTAATGAAACCTATTTCTGGTTTAGATGAATTGCTAGATCGTGCTGTAGAACGAAATATTTTTGGAACTAAAATGCGTTCTGTAGTTAAAGAAGCGAATCCTGACGGAATACGAGATATTGTTGCCCAGCAATTTGAAGTAGGAAAACAAATTTTCAGCAAAGGTTTAATCCCAATTATAGAACCTGAAGTTGATATTTACAGTCCTGATAAAGAAAAATCGGAAGAGATTCTGAAAGAAGAAATTCAAAAACAGCTTCATTTATTGGATAAAGAGGTAAAAGTAATGCTGAAACTTTCGATTCCGACCGTAAACGATTTTTACAACGATCTTATTTCAGATCCACATGTAGTTCGTGTCGTAGCACTTTCTGGCGGATACTCTCGTGAAGAAGCAAATCAAAAACTTTCTCAAAACCACGGATTGATTGCCAGTTTTTCACGGGCATTGTCTGAGGGACTTACCGCTGGGCAATCTGATGAAGATTTTAATGCTGAATTAAAAGAAACCATCAAAGGTATTTATCTGGCTTCAATTACTTAG
- a CDS encoding GNAT family N-acetyltransferase, whose amino-acid sequence MSFTDWKTDRIDAILPEEFYKLIDKNKTHIGKTFPVTLANSDSPEKAQNFISLSVDKERNKEGFHFYARDIKTNDLIGYLCVKTIDYRISKCEFGYFIDEDYQGKGITSKMVSDALDFCFNELELNKVFICTSEVNLASQRIALKHNFKQEGILRDEFRNGDGTLQNSVYFGLLKSEYIKP is encoded by the coding sequence ATGAGTTTTACAGATTGGAAAACAGACCGAATCGATGCTATTCTTCCCGAAGAATTCTACAAACTGATTGATAAAAATAAAACTCACATAGGAAAGACATTTCCTGTCACTCTTGCCAATTCAGATTCTCCTGAAAAAGCTCAAAATTTCATATCGCTAAGCGTCGATAAAGAGAGAAACAAAGAAGGTTTTCATTTTTATGCCCGAGATATTAAAACCAACGATTTGATTGGTTATTTGTGTGTAAAAACGATCGATTATCGCATTTCTAAATGTGAATTCGGATATTTTATTGATGAAGATTATCAAGGAAAAGGAATTACCTCAAAAATGGTTTCTGATGCCCTTGATTTTTGTTTCAATGAATTGGAGCTTAATAAAGTTTTCATCTGTACATCAGAAGTTAATTTGGCAAGTCAGCGAATTGCATTAAAACATAATTTTAAACAAGAAGGAATTTTAAGAGACGAATTTAGAAACGGTGATGGCACTTTGCAAAATTCTGTTTACTTCGGACTTCTTAAATCGGAATATATTAAACCATGA
- the hemE gene encoding uroporphyrinogen decarboxylase, which yields MLKNDLFLRALKGETVQRPPVWMMRQAGRYLPEFRELRDKYDFFTRCETPELAAEITVQPIRRIAPDAAILFSDILVVPRAMGIHVELKDNLGPIIPNPIRSLADVHKVYVPDVNETLGYVFDAVKLTKEMLNDEVPLIGFAGSPWTIFCYAVEGKGSKSFDTAKGFCFSNPAAAHTLLQKITDTTILYLKEKVKSGVNAVQIFDSWGGMLSPVDYQEFSWKYINQIVDALADITPVIVFGKGCWFALGEMGKSKASALGVDWTCSARNARYLSGGNITLQGNFDPSRLLSPIPTIKKMVHEMIDEFGKDKYIVNLGHGILPNIPVDHAKAFIDAVKEYGQ from the coding sequence ATGTTAAAAAACGACCTATTTTTAAGAGCATTAAAAGGAGAAACAGTTCAGCGTCCGCCAGTATGGATGATGCGTCAGGCAGGAAGATATTTACCAGAATTTAGAGAACTTCGTGATAAATATGATTTCTTTACGCGTTGCGAAACTCCAGAATTAGCTGCTGAAATTACAGTTCAACCAATTCGCCGAATTGCTCCAGATGCTGCGATTTTATTTTCGGATATTTTAGTTGTGCCTCGTGCAATGGGAATCCATGTTGAATTGAAAGATAATTTAGGTCCGATTATTCCAAATCCTATTCGTTCTTTGGCTGATGTTCACAAAGTTTATGTTCCAGATGTAAATGAAACGTTAGGTTACGTTTTTGATGCAGTAAAATTGACTAAAGAAATGTTGAACGATGAAGTGCCTTTAATTGGTTTCGCTGGTTCTCCTTGGACAATTTTCTGTTATGCTGTTGAAGGAAAAGGTTCTAAAAGTTTTGATACTGCAAAAGGATTCTGTTTCTCAAATCCAGCTGCGGCACATACATTATTGCAAAAAATCACAGATACAACTATTTTATACTTAAAAGAAAAAGTAAAATCGGGTGTAAATGCCGTTCAGATTTTTGATTCTTGGGGAGGAATGCTTTCTCCTGTTGACTATCAAGAATTTTCATGGAAATACATTAACCAGATTGTTGACGCTTTAGCAGATATTACGCCTGTTATTGTTTTCGGAAAAGGATGTTGGTTTGCTCTAGGCGAAATGGGTAAAAGTAAAGCTTCGGCTTTAGGAGTTGACTGGACTTGTTCGGCTAGAAATGCTCGTTATCTGTCTGGTGGAAACATCACTTTACAAGGAAACTTTGATCCGTCAAGATTGCTTTCTCCAATTCCGACTATCAAGAAAATGGTTCACGAAATGATCGACGAGTTCGGAAAAGATAAATATATTGTAAATTTAGGTCACGGAATTTTACCAAATATCCCTGTAGATCACGCCAAAGCGTTTATTGATGCTGTGAAAGAATACGGGCAATAG
- a CDS encoding c-type cytochrome has product MKKVLFLSAVLAFASCKKEGSESTNTATESVSEGESAKAKSPEELGKQLFEGAGNCFACHQPDQKVVGPSIKEIAKIYKDKNGNIVTFLKGNADPIVDPSQFEVMKTNFAITQSMSDEELKAIEAYIYSNLK; this is encoded by the coding sequence ATGAAAAAGGTTTTATTTTTATCTGCTGTTTTAGCTTTTGCTTCTTGTAAAAAAGAAGGTTCTGAATCTACAAACACAGCTACCGAATCTGTTTCTGAAGGCGAATCGGCGAAGGCCAAAAGTCCTGAAGAACTAGGAAAACAGCTTTTTGAAGGAGCTGGAAACTGTTTTGCTTGCCATCAGCCAGATCAAAAAGTAGTTGGGCCAAGCATTAAAGAAATTGCTAAAATCTATAAGGACAAAAATGGCAATATTGTTACTTTCTTAAAGGGAAATGCAGATCCAATTGTTGATCCAAGTCAGTTTGAGGTTATGAAAACCAATTTTGCCATTACGCAGTCAATGTCTGATGAAGAATTGAAAGCTATTGAAGCTTACATTTATAGTAATTTGAAATAA
- a CDS encoding SCO family protein encodes MKSLLYKYRKFFIVLIVFSVVTISLFYSALKPKKTLPIYNPADVNPELVDSTVQYKSKYHTIADFSFINQNGDTITQKNYEGKIYVADFFFTTCGSICPKMSTNLVDVQKAVLNNPKVMLLSHTVFPEVDSVSVLKAYAIKYGVVDSKWNLVTGDKKEIYKMARKSYLAVKMGRPDQLYDMVHTENFVLVDQKRRVRGFYDGTNKEDVKRLLEDIEFLSQE; translated from the coding sequence ATGAAATCGCTTTTATATAAATACCGCAAATTCTTTATTGTCTTAATAGTGTTTTCGGTTGTTACTATATCTTTGTTTTACTCTGCGTTGAAACCTAAAAAGACACTTCCGATTTACAATCCCGCTGATGTAAATCCTGAATTGGTTGACAGTACAGTCCAATATAAAAGCAAATACCACACAATTGCCGATTTTTCTTTCATCAACCAAAATGGCGATACGATTACCCAAAAAAATTATGAAGGAAAAATCTACGTTGCCGATTTCTTCTTCACAACCTGTGGATCGATCTGCCCAAAAATGTCAACAAATTTAGTTGACGTTCAAAAAGCAGTTTTAAATAATCCCAAAGTAATGTTGCTTTCTCATACTGTTTTTCCTGAAGTAGATAGCGTTTCTGTTTTAAAAGCCTATGCTATTAAATATGGCGTTGTAGACAGTAAATGGAATCTGGTTACTGGCGATAAAAAAGAAATCTACAAAATGGCCAGAAAATCTTATTTGGCTGTAAAAATGGGACGACCAGATCAGCTATATGACATGGTGCATACAGAGAATTTTGTTTTGGTTGATCAAAAGCGTCGCGTTAGAGGTTTTTATGACGGAACAAACAAAGAAGACGTAAAACGTCTTTTGGAAGACATCGAATTCCTGTCTCAGGAGTAA
- a CDS encoding uroporphyrinogen-III synthase, with translation MAKPVQILSTKILSPLHKQELMKYGVDLIEADFIKTENKSFELKDLNESLIFTSQNAVHSVLSHPNSEQLKKKNVYCVGIKTKTLLSDNGFNVVAYTGYAADLAEIITLIYANESYTFFSGNLRRDTLPEAFKENGIKFNEIQVYETTLQPQKIKANPEAILFFSPSGVKSYLKHNTINKQICFCIGDTTAEALSKITKNIIIADQPTIEDVIEDVIHEYK, from the coding sequence ATGGCGAAACCAGTTCAGATATTATCTACCAAAATATTATCTCCTCTTCATAAACAAGAGTTAATGAAATATGGCGTTGACTTGATCGAAGCCGATTTCATTAAAACCGAAAACAAATCTTTCGAATTAAAAGACCTCAACGAAAGCCTGATTTTTACAAGTCAAAATGCTGTTCACAGTGTTTTATCTCATCCTAATTCAGAACAGTTAAAAAAGAAAAACGTGTATTGTGTTGGAATTAAAACCAAAACGCTTTTAAGCGATAATGGCTTTAATGTTGTGGCTTACACAGGTTACGCTGCAGATTTAGCAGAAATTATCACTTTGATTTATGCGAATGAAAGCTACACTTTTTTCAGCGGAAATCTTAGAAGAGACACTTTGCCTGAAGCTTTCAAAGAAAACGGAATTAAATTCAATGAAATTCAGGTTTACGAAACTACACTTCAGCCACAGAAAATAAAAGCAAATCCTGAAGCGATTTTGTTTTTTAGTCCGTCTGGAGTTAAAAGTTATTTAAAACATAATACCATCAATAAACAAATCTGCTTTTGCATTGGAGATACCACCGCAGAAGCTTTATCAAAAATAACAAAGAATATCATCATCGCAGATCAGCCCACAATTGAAGATGTGATTGAAGATGTAATTCACGAATATAAATAA
- the hemF gene encoding oxygen-dependent coproporphyrinogen oxidase has product MKDKFYAYIQNLQDQICAGLEAVDGTAKFREDLWKRPEGGGGRTRVIENGNVFEKGGVNISAVHGKLPETMQKMFGVGEADFFACGLSLVIHPKNPMVPTVHANWRYFEMYDESGKVIEQWFGGGQDLTPYYLFEEDAKHFHQTCKIACDKHNPEFYPKYKKQCDSYFWNAHRNEARGLGGLFFDYCKANEQMSMENWYDFVTEVGNSFLEAYVPIVERRKNLEYTSEQRTWQEIRRGRYVEFNLVHDKGTLFGLKTNGRIESILMSLPPHVQWVYDHHPETGSEEEKLSNVLANPREWIS; this is encoded by the coding sequence ATGAAAGACAAATTTTACGCATACATACAAAATTTACAAGACCAGATCTGCGCTGGATTAGAAGCTGTTGATGGAACTGCAAAATTCCGTGAAGATTTATGGAAACGTCCAGAAGGCGGAGGCGGAAGAACACGCGTTATTGAAAACGGAAATGTTTTTGAAAAAGGCGGTGTCAACATTTCTGCCGTTCATGGAAAACTTCCTGAAACAATGCAAAAAATGTTTGGCGTTGGCGAAGCAGATTTCTTCGCTTGCGGATTAAGCTTAGTGATTCATCCGAAAAACCCAATGGTTCCTACCGTGCATGCCAATTGGCGATATTTTGAAATGTACGACGAATCTGGAAAAGTAATCGAACAATGGTTTGGTGGCGGACAGGATTTGACGCCTTATTATTTGTTTGAAGAAGATGCAAAACACTTTCACCAAACTTGTAAAATAGCTTGCGACAAACATAATCCAGAGTTTTATCCAAAATACAAAAAACAATGCGATTCGTATTTTTGGAACGCACACCGAAATGAAGCCCGCGGACTTGGAGGTTTGTTCTTTGATTATTGCAAAGCAAATGAACAAATGTCAATGGAAAACTGGTACGATTTTGTAACCGAAGTTGGAAATAGTTTCCTTGAAGCTTATGTGCCAATTGTGGAAAGAAGGAAAAATCTAGAGTATACGTCAGAACAAAGAACTTGGCAAGAAATCCGTCGCGGCCGTTATGTTGAATTCAATTTGGTTCATGACAAAGGAACTTTGTTTGGTTTAAAAACAAACGGAAGAATCGAAAGTATTTTGATGAGTTTGCCTCCGCATGTTCAATGGGTTTATGATCATCATCCAGAAACAGGAAGCGAAGAAGAGAAATTGAGTAATGTGTTGGCAAATCCGCGTGAGTGGATTTCGTAA
- the hemB gene encoding porphobilinogen synthase yields MFPLQRGRRLRVNESIRSLVRETSLSPSDFMFPMFVAEGENVKVEIPSMPGIFRRSIDLTVEEVKELFDLGIRAVNIYVKVSENLKDNTGKEAWNSNGLMQQAIRAIKAACPEMIVMPDVALDPYSIYGHDGIIKDGDVENDSTVDALVKMAVSHAEAGADFVAPSDMMDGRVLRLREGLDAAGFQNVGIMSYSAKYASAFYGPFRDALDSAPKEADVVVPKDKKTYQMDYANRIEAIKEALSDVEEGADMVMVKPGIAYLDIVREIKNTVHVPVTVYQVSGEYAMIKAASERGWLDHDKIMMEQLMCIKRSGANLISTYFAKEAAILLKK; encoded by the coding sequence ATGTTCCCATTACAAAGAGGCAGAAGATTAAGAGTAAATGAATCCATTCGTTCTTTAGTACGTGAAACCAGTTTAAGTCCATCGGATTTTATGTTTCCAATGTTTGTAGCTGAAGGCGAAAATGTAAAAGTCGAAATTCCGTCGATGCCGGGAATTTTCAGAAGATCAATAGATTTAACAGTTGAAGAAGTAAAAGAACTTTTTGATTTAGGAATTCGCGCCGTAAATATTTATGTAAAAGTTAGCGAAAACCTTAAAGACAATACTGGAAAAGAAGCTTGGAATTCTAACGGATTAATGCAGCAAGCCATTCGCGCCATAAAAGCAGCTTGTCCAGAAATGATCGTTATGCCAGATGTGGCTTTAGACCCTTATTCTATTTACGGTCATGACGGAATTATAAAAGATGGCGATGTAGAAAACGACAGTACGGTTGATGCATTAGTAAAAATGGCCGTTTCTCACGCAGAAGCTGGTGCCGATTTTGTTGCGCCAAGCGATATGATGGACGGACGCGTTTTACGCCTTCGCGAAGGTTTAGATGCTGCCGGATTTCAGAATGTTGGAATCATGAGTTATTCTGCTAAATATGCTTCAGCTTTTTATGGTCCGTTTAGAGATGCTTTAGATTCTGCTCCAAAAGAAGCTGATGTGGTTGTTCCAAAGGACAAAAAAACATACCAAATGGATTATGCTAACCGTATCGAAGCGATCAAAGAAGCTTTATCAGATGTAGAAGAAGGTGCAGATATGGTTATGGTAAAACCAGGAATTGCTTATTTGGATATTGTTCGCGAAATTAAAAATACTGTTCACGTTCCTGTAACCGTTTATCAGGTTTCTGGAGAATATGCCATGATAAAAGCGGCATCTGAAAGAGGCTGGCTAGATCACGACAAGATTATGATGGAACAATTAATGTGCATTAAACGTTCGGGTGCTAATCTTATTTCTACTTATTTTGCTAAAGAGGCGGCAATACTTTTAAAGAAATAA
- a CDS encoding FeoA family protein, with the protein MQNTIHTLKKGEKAIIKDFDIDLVPLKLLEMGCLPGSLVELLQVAPFGDPLYLDINGSHVAIRIETAREIEVELIKTNL; encoded by the coding sequence TTGCAAAACACAATACACACTCTGAAAAAAGGCGAAAAAGCCATTATCAAAGATTTTGATATCGATCTTGTTCCACTAAAATTACTAGAAATGGGTTGTCTGCCTGGCAGCTTAGTTGAATTATTGCAGGTTGCTCCTTTTGGTGATCCGTTATATTTAGACATTAATGGTTCTCATGTTGCAATACGCATTGAAACAGCTCGTGAAATTGAAGTTGAACTTATCAAAACCAATTTGTAA
- a CDS encoding M13 family metallopeptidase produces the protein MKKQFAKPVFGVISAMFAVTAAQAQAPKEPGINVSYMDTKISPSQDFFKYVNGAWLEKTEIPSDRTTWGSFNELIKRTDKDVMEVLKEASKNPKYKSNTDQGKAVNLFNTYLDSIGRNKKGIEPLKPYLKKIDAIKSIADVQKYLVEMEKESNAGFFGIYIGADDKDSSINSVNLGPSQLGLPDKDYYTSDDKDSKEKRAKYELHVARMLQFIGESPEKAKRSAAEVLALETELSKPRLNRVERRDSRLQYNPMTIAELQKLTPAIKWNEYFAGLGITKLETVIVNEPKYMTALETVFKENKVAQWKEYLKWDLINGNAGKLTTEIDNANFDFYSKTLRGAIKQLPAEERALNVVNGNVGEALGKLYVEKVFPAEAKTKAVDMIHNVIAAYQNRINNLSWMSKDTKAKAIEKLNKITIKVGYPDKWKDYSALEIKSIAEGGSYFENSKNLALWRFKKSVDKLSKPVDKTEWHMSPQTVNAYYNPSYNEIVFPAAILQPPFYNYQADEAVNYGGIGAVIGHEISHGFDDSGARYNAEGNLVDWWTEDDLKQFTTLGNDLANQYSALEPLPGVHVDGHFTLGENIGDLGGINAAFDGLQLYLKQHGNPGLIDGFTPEQRFFISWATVWRTKSRDEAIKNQVKTDPHSPGMYRAYVPIQNVDAFYKAFDIKKGDKMYVEPEKRVKIW, from the coding sequence ATGAAAAAACAATTTGCTAAACCTGTGTTTGGTGTTATATCTGCAATGTTTGCAGTAACTGCTGCTCAAGCTCAAGCGCCAAAGGAACCAGGTATCAATGTATCGTATATGGATACGAAAATCAGCCCAAGTCAGGATTTTTTCAAATATGTAAACGGAGCTTGGCTGGAAAAAACAGAAATTCCGAGTGATCGTACAACATGGGGAAGTTTTAATGAACTAATTAAAAGAACCGACAAAGATGTGATGGAGGTTTTAAAAGAAGCTTCTAAAAATCCGAAATACAAATCGAATACAGATCAGGGAAAAGCGGTTAATTTATTCAACACTTACTTAGATTCTATCGGAAGAAATAAGAAAGGAATTGAACCTTTAAAACCATATCTGAAAAAAATCGATGCAATTAAAAGTATTGCTGATGTTCAGAAATATTTGGTTGAGATGGAAAAAGAAAGCAATGCTGGATTTTTCGGAATTTACATTGGAGCTGATGATAAAGACAGTTCTATAAACTCTGTAAATTTAGGCCCAAGCCAATTAGGACTTCCGGATAAAGACTATTATACTTCTGATGACAAAGATTCTAAAGAAAAACGTGCGAAGTATGAATTGCATGTGGCAAGAATGCTTCAGTTTATTGGAGAATCTCCAGAAAAAGCAAAACGAAGCGCAGCTGAGGTTTTGGCCCTTGAAACAGAATTATCAAAGCCAAGATTAAACAGAGTTGAAAGAAGAGACAGCCGTTTGCAATACAACCCAATGACAATTGCTGAACTTCAAAAATTAACTCCAGCTATTAAATGGAATGAATATTTTGCTGGTTTAGGAATTACTAAATTAGAGACAGTAATTGTAAACGAGCCTAAATATATGACTGCCTTAGAAACTGTTTTTAAGGAAAATAAAGTCGCTCAATGGAAAGAATATCTGAAATGGGATTTGATTAACGGTAATGCAGGTAAGCTGACAACTGAAATTGATAATGCTAATTTTGATTTTTATAGCAAAACATTAAGAGGTGCAATAAAACAGCTTCCAGCTGAAGAAAGAGCACTTAATGTAGTTAACGGAAATGTTGGTGAAGCTCTTGGGAAACTGTATGTAGAAAAAGTTTTTCCTGCTGAAGCTAAAACCAAAGCGGTTGATATGATTCATAATGTTATTGCGGCTTACCAAAATCGTATTAACAATTTAAGCTGGATGTCTAAAGACACTAAGGCAAAAGCAATCGAAAAGCTAAACAAAATAACCATTAAAGTTGGATATCCTGATAAATGGAAAGATTACTCGGCTTTAGAAATTAAAAGCATCGCAGAAGGTGGAAGCTATTTTGAGAACTCTAAGAACTTAGCGTTATGGAGATTTAAGAAAAGCGTAGACAAATTGTCTAAACCTGTTGACAAAACAGAATGGCATATGTCTCCGCAAACTGTAAATGCGTATTATAACCCATCTTATAACGAAATTGTATTTCCAGCAGCAATCTTACAGCCGCCTTTCTACAATTACCAAGCTGACGAAGCGGTTAATTATGGTGGAATTGGTGCCGTAATCGGACACGAGATTTCTCACGGATTTGATGATTCTGGAGCACGTTACAATGCTGAAGGAAATTTAGTGGATTGGTGGACAGAAGATGATTTGAAACAATTTACAACTTTAGGAAATGATTTAGCAAATCAATACAGCGCTCTTGAGCCATTGCCAGGAGTTCATGTTGATGGTCATTTTACATTGGGTGAAAATATTGGAGATTTAGGCGGAATTAATGCTGCATTTGATGGTCTGCAATTGTATTTGAAACAACACGGAAATCCAGGTTTAATTGACGGATTTACACCAGAACAGCGTTTCTTTATTTCTTGGGCTACAGTTTGGAGAACAAAATCTAGAGATGAAGCGATCAAAAATCAAGTAAAAACAGATCCACACTCTCCTGGAATGTATAGAGCTTATGTGCCAATTCAAAACGTTGATGCTTTCTACAAAGCATTTGATATTAAGAAAGGTGATAAGATGTATGTTGAACCAGAAAAACGAGTTAAAATCTGGTAA
- a CDS encoding DUF4421 family protein, protein MRLALIYATFFISIFGCFAQNDSLQNPYFKSYNDKITASIYYLDTSNSFQIASDNTDTKTYVNLIPNRREQIGFTLNYKIIDITIGFAPKFLSQNKGDSHSKNFNFNTRFYLKKWMQSLTFINQKGFYISDDNITAQLPNMRTTKIGGSTSYVFNEKFSFRTLVSQNEWQTKSSGSFIPTFSFYYTNLDLNTPDSSPGDIYVITLAPSYFYNFVISDRILIGAGLALGGGLNIIDKETSALYQADFNLKLAYNKDRFFGFASLNTIGFAQDDKVDPRLNDNISTLKLSIGYRFDPPKKVKEVYDKVNEKIGL, encoded by the coding sequence ATGCGTTTAGCACTAATTTACGCCACATTCTTTATCAGCATTTTTGGGTGTTTTGCCCAAAATGATTCCCTGCAAAATCCGTATTTTAAATCATATAATGATAAAATTACTGCTAGTATTTATTATCTAGATACTTCCAATAGTTTTCAGATTGCTTCAGATAATACCGATACGAAAACGTATGTAAATCTAATTCCAAATCGAAGAGAACAAATAGGTTTTACACTAAACTATAAAATCATTGATATTACAATTGGTTTTGCTCCCAAATTTTTAAGTCAGAACAAAGGTGATTCTCATTCCAAGAACTTTAATTTCAATACCCGTTTTTACTTAAAAAAATGGATGCAGTCTTTGACTTTTATCAATCAGAAAGGGTTTTATATTAGTGATGACAACATTACGGCCCAGCTTCCTAACATGCGAACAACAAAAATTGGCGGATCGACTTCTTACGTTTTCAATGAAAAATTCTCTTTTAGAACATTGGTAAGTCAAAATGAATGGCAGACCAAAAGTTCTGGTAGTTTTATCCCGACTTTCTCGTTTTATTACACCAATTTAGACCTAAACACTCCCGACTCGTCTCCTGGAGATATTTATGTTATAACGCTGGCGCCCTCCTATTTTTACAATTTCGTAATCAGTGATCGGATTTTAATTGGTGCCGGACTTGCTTTGGGAGGCGGACTTAATATTATTGATAAAGAAACCTCCGCTTTATATCAGGCCGACTTCAATTTGAAACTGGCTTATAACAAAGATCGTTTTTTTGGTTTTGCAAGTCTTAACACAATAGGTTTTGCACAAGATGATAAAGTCGATCCGCGATTGAATGATAATATTTCTACTCTAAAATTGTCTATTGGTTACCGATTTGACCCTCCGAAAAAAGTAAAAGAAGTTTACGATAAGGTCAATGAAAAAATCGGACTGTAG